From the genome of Streptomyces sp. V1I1, one region includes:
- a CDS encoding citrate synthase — MSDNSVVLRYADGEYTYPVVDSTVGDKGFDIGKLRAQTGLVTLDSGYGNTAAYKSAVTYLDGEKGILRYRGYPIEQLAERSTFLEVAYLLINGELPTVDELSSFRGEITQHTLLHEDVKRFYGGFPRDAHPMAMLSSVVSALSTFYQDSHNPFDEKQRHLSTVRLLAKLPTIAAYAYKKSIGHPFVYPRNDLGYVENFLRMTFSVPAQEYDLDPVVVSALDKLLILHADHEQNCSTSTVRLVGSSQANMFASISAGISALWGPLHGGANQSVLEMLEGIQANGGDVDSFIRKVKNKEDGVRLMGFGHRVYKSFDPRAKIIKAAAHDVLSALGKSDELLDIALKLEEHALSDDYFVSRNLYPNVDFYTGLIYRAMGFPTEMFTVLFAIGRLPGWIAQWHEMIKEPGSRIGRPRQIYTGEVLRDFVPVEAR; from the coding sequence GTGAGCGACAACTCTGTAGTACTGCGGTACGCGGACGGTGAATACACCTACCCGGTGGTCGACAGCACCGTCGGTGACAAGGGCTTCGACATCGGGAAGCTCCGAGCCCAGACCGGTCTGGTGACCCTGGACAGTGGATACGGCAATACCGCCGCCTACAAATCCGCGGTCACCTACCTCGACGGCGAGAAGGGCATCCTGCGCTACCGCGGTTACCCCATCGAACAGCTGGCCGAGCGCTCCACCTTCCTCGAGGTGGCGTACCTGCTGATCAACGGCGAGCTTCCGACGGTCGACGAGCTTTCCAGCTTCCGGGGTGAGATCACCCAGCACACGCTGCTGCATGAGGACGTCAAGCGGTTCTACGGCGGATTCCCGCGCGACGCGCACCCGATGGCGATGCTGTCCTCCGTGGTCAGCGCACTGTCGACGTTCTACCAGGACAGCCATAACCCGTTCGACGAGAAGCAGCGCCACCTCTCCACGGTCCGGCTGCTGGCCAAGCTGCCGACGATCGCGGCGTATGCGTACAAGAAGTCGATCGGCCACCCCTTCGTCTACCCGCGCAACGACCTCGGGTACGTGGAGAACTTCCTGCGGATGACTTTCTCGGTCCCCGCCCAGGAGTACGACCTGGACCCGGTCGTGGTCTCCGCGCTCGACAAGCTGCTGATCCTGCACGCGGACCACGAGCAGAACTGCTCGACCTCCACCGTGCGTCTGGTCGGCTCCTCGCAGGCGAACATGTTCGCTTCGATCTCCGCCGGTATCAGCGCACTGTGGGGCCCGCTGCACGGTGGCGCCAACCAGTCGGTCCTGGAGATGCTCGAGGGCATCCAGGCCAACGGCGGCGACGTCGACTCCTTCATCCGCAAGGTGAAGAACAAGGAGGACGGCGTCCGTCTGATGGGCTTCGGCCACCGGGTCTACAAGAGCTTCGACCCGCGGGCGAAGATCATCAAGGCTGCGGCGCACGATGTCCTCTCGGCGCTCGGCAAGTCCGACGAGCTGCTCGACATCGCGCTGAAGCTGGAGGAGCACGCGCTCTCCGACGACTACTTCGTCTCGCGCAACCTCTACCCGAACGTGGACTTCTACACGGGCCTGATCTACCGGGCCATGGGCTTCCCGACCGAGATGTTCACCGTGCTCTTCGCGATCGGCCGGCTGCCCGGCTGGATCGCCCAGTGGCACGAGATGATCAAGGAGCCGGGTTCCCGCATCGGCCGTCCGCGCCAGATCTACACCGGTGAGGTCCTGCGCGACTTCGTCCCGGTCGAGGCCCGCTGA
- a CDS encoding SseB family protein, with amino-acid sequence MTDNGDDIPKPLRVSRLVELAEASVSERPPAPRKAPPTAAPIDELGLARKRFGQLLDEFRSTAVLVPLDAHGSLWTADQNGVRWICVFSDENSLSRFAQAQGDVEREWTYRTILGARLLDVMVPMLRVPAGVALDAGSEDGMLFPPVEGIVPRAAAVDIGGTQ; translated from the coding sequence GTGACTGACAACGGGGATGACATACCGAAGCCTCTCCGGGTTTCGAGATTGGTCGAGTTGGCCGAAGCGTCGGTGTCGGAAAGACCGCCCGCACCTCGGAAGGCTCCGCCGACTGCCGCACCGATCGACGAACTCGGCCTTGCCCGCAAGCGGTTTGGGCAATTGCTCGATGAATTCCGGAGTACTGCCGTTCTCGTGCCGCTCGACGCCCACGGGAGTCTGTGGACGGCCGACCAGAACGGTGTGCGGTGGATCTGTGTGTTCTCCGACGAAAACTCACTGTCCCGGTTCGCGCAGGCACAGGGCGACGTCGAGCGCGAGTGGACGTACCGGACGATTCTGGGCGCGCGGCTGTTGGATGTGATGGTGCCGATGCTTCGAGTCCCGGCGGGTGTGGCGCTGGATGCGGGCAGTGAGGACGGCATGCTGTTCCCGCCGGTCGAAGGCATCGTGCCCCGTGCGGCGGCAGTGGATATTGGGGGGACGCAGTGA
- a CDS encoding ATP-dependent RecD-like DNA helicase, whose amino-acid sequence MSNLAVVEGVLERITYANEETGYTVARVDTGRGGADLLTVVGSLLGAQPGESLRMEGRWGSHAQYGKQFTVENYTTVLPATIQGIRRYLGSGLIKGIGPRIAERIVEHFGTDTLDIIEQQPKKLIEVPGLGPKRTKLIGVAWEEQKAIKEVMIFLQGVGVSTSIAVRIYKKYGDASISVVKNQPYRLAADVWGIGFLTADRIAQAVGIPHDSPERVKAGLQYALSQSSDQGHCFLPEERLIADAVKLLQVDTGLVIECLAELAGEEEGVVREQVPAPDGGDPLTAVYLVPFHRAEISLAAQLNRLLRTAQDRMPAFQDVVWDKALAWLAERTGAELAPEQEQAVKLALTRKVAVLTGGPGCGKSFTVRSIVELARAKKAKVVLAAPTGRAAKRLAELTGAEASTVHRLLELRPGGDAAYDRDRPLEADLVVVDEASMLDLLLANKLVKAVAPGAHLLLVGDVDQLPSVGAGEVLRDLLADGGPVPNVRLTRIFRQAQQSGVVTNAHRINSGVQPITSGLSDFFLFVEEETEDAGKLTVDVAARRIPAKFGLDPRRDVQVLAPMHRGPAGAGNLNGLLQQAITPARPDLPEKRFGGRVFRVGDKVTQIRNNYEKGKNGVFNGTVGVVTSLQLDDQRLTVLTDEDEEVPYDFDELDELAHAYAVTIHRSQGSEYPAVVIPVTTGAWMMLQRNLLYTAVTRAKKLVVLVGSRKAIGQAVRTVSAGRRFTAVDHRLAGG is encoded by the coding sequence ATGTCCAATCTCGCAGTGGTCGAAGGGGTCCTCGAGCGGATCACATACGCCAACGAGGAGACCGGCTACACCGTCGCCCGCGTCGACACCGGCCGCGGCGGAGCCGATCTCCTCACGGTGGTCGGCTCGCTGCTCGGCGCGCAGCCGGGCGAGTCGCTGCGTATGGAGGGCCGCTGGGGCTCCCACGCCCAGTACGGCAAGCAGTTCACGGTGGAGAACTACACCACGGTCCTGCCCGCCACGATCCAGGGCATACGCCGCTATCTCGGCTCGGGCCTGATCAAGGGCATCGGCCCCAGAATCGCCGAGCGCATCGTCGAACACTTCGGGACCGACACCCTCGACATCATCGAGCAGCAGCCGAAGAAGCTCATCGAGGTCCCCGGACTCGGCCCGAAGCGGACGAAGTTGATCGGCGTCGCCTGGGAGGAGCAGAAGGCCATCAAGGAGGTCATGATCTTCCTCCAGGGCGTCGGCGTCTCGACCTCCATCGCGGTGCGCATCTACAAGAAGTACGGCGACGCCTCGATCTCGGTAGTGAAGAACCAGCCGTATCGCCTGGCCGCCGACGTCTGGGGCATCGGCTTCCTCACCGCCGACAGGATCGCCCAAGCCGTCGGCATACCGCACGACAGCCCCGAGCGGGTCAAGGCGGGCCTGCAGTACGCCCTGTCGCAGTCCAGCGACCAGGGGCACTGCTTCCTGCCCGAGGAGCGGCTCATCGCGGACGCGGTGAAGCTGCTCCAGGTCGACACCGGCCTTGTCATCGAGTGCCTCGCCGAACTCGCGGGCGAGGAGGAGGGCGTCGTACGGGAACAGGTCCCGGCCCCGGACGGTGGAGACCCCCTGACCGCCGTCTATCTGGTGCCCTTCCACCGCGCCGAAATCTCGCTCGCCGCCCAGCTGAACAGACTGCTGCGGACCGCGCAGGACCGGATGCCGGCCTTCCAGGACGTCGTCTGGGACAAGGCGCTGGCGTGGCTTGCGGAGCGTACGGGCGCGGAGTTGGCGCCCGAGCAGGAGCAGGCGGTCAAGCTGGCTCTCACCCGCAAGGTCGCCGTGCTGACCGGCGGCCCCGGCTGCGGCAAGTCGTTCACGGTCCGCTCCATCGTGGAGCTGGCCCGCGCCAAGAAGGCGAAGGTCGTGCTCGCTGCCCCCACCGGGCGCGCGGCCAAGCGGCTCGCCGAGCTCACCGGCGCGGAGGCGTCCACGGTGCACCGGCTGCTGGAGCTGAGGCCGGGCGGAGACGCGGCGTACGACCGGGACAGACCGCTGGAGGCGGACCTCGTGGTGGTCGACGAGGCGTCCATGCTCGATCTGCTGCTGGCCAACAAGCTGGTCAAGGCGGTCGCCCCCGGCGCGCATCTGTTGCTGGTGGGGGACGTGGACCAGCTGCCGAGCGTCGGCGCCGGCGAGGTGCTGCGCGATCTGCTCGCGGACGGCGGCCCGGTGCCGAATGTCCGGCTGACCCGCATCTTCCGGCAGGCTCAGCAGTCCGGTGTCGTCACCAACGCCCACCGCATCAACTCCGGCGTGCAGCCCATCACTTCCGGGCTCTCCGACTTCTTTCTCTTCGTGGAGGAGGAGACGGAGGACGCGGGAAAGCTCACGGTGGACGTGGCGGCCCGCCGGATTCCCGCAAAGTTCGGCCTGGACCCGCGGCGCGATGTGCAGGTGCTCGCGCCCATGCACCGCGGCCCGGCCGGCGCAGGCAACCTCAACGGCCTGCTCCAGCAGGCGATTACGCCCGCGCGGCCCGACCTCCCCGAAAAGCGATTCGGCGGCCGGGTCTTCCGTGTCGGCGACAAGGTCACCCAGATTCGCAACAATTACGAGAAAGGCAAGAACGGCGTCTTCAACGGCACGGTCGGCGTGGTCACCTCGCTCCAGCTGGACGATCAGCGGCTGACGGTGCTGACGGACGAGGACGAGGAGGTTCCGTACGACTTCGACGAGCTCGACGAGCTGGCACACGCGTATGCCGTCACCATCCACCGCTCGCAGGGCAGCGAATACCCCGCAGTGGTGATCCCGGTCACCACCGGAGCCTGGATGATGCTCCAGCGGAACCTCCTCTACACGGCGGTGACCCGGGCCAAGAAGCTCGTCGTGCTGGTCGGCTCCCGTAAGGCGATAGGACAGGCAGTGCGCACTGTTTCCGCGGGTAGACGCTTCACCGCGGTGGACCACCGGCTGGCCGGCGGCTGA
- a CDS encoding DUF397 domain-containing protein codes for MKSPAATPSFPVRDNKNVTGPAVVFSAGGLLAFVAAARTGKLHV; via the coding sequence TTGAAGTCGCCCGCGGCCACGCCGTCGTTCCCCGTGCGGGACAACAAGAACGTGACCGGGCCCGCCGTGGTGTTCTCGGCGGGCGGCTTGCTCGCATTCGTGGCCGCCGCCAGGACCGGCAAACTGCACGTCTGA
- a CDS encoding putative T7SS-secreted protein, protein MADFGVIGDLAGKATDKVVDGIDKGIDQGKELVGEGVDWATDKAGDGLRHYGHDGVAEAVEDWGDETASSLGAEVGEQQLGQTEEANELIHGKPDKIASTVKNLRDFQKAFDLVGGGMKKLDSSNWKGEAANAFREKFETLPTDWLRAADAFEEAAKALETYSKAITSAQGKAREAIALYKEGDKDTETAKAEYKKKADAYDAARNSDTPLPHPGNPSDPGKSKRARAQEILADARRARNEAAETAKGAVTAAMAHAPKEPTGRDKARLEIMDWGLGQSIELAHFGGGVIKGTAGLVNFVRSVNPIDAYNLTHPAEYYKGVNMTLAGLASTAANPDRALKNAWEALKSDPGEFWGRVVPEILGTKGAGVIRGGLRAGMRPGIGGKLDHRALDNLTSRGSGGELPSFEDVKRAVVESNPEIVSRKWPDDDGRYYASRVLKGGRPDGETVLAGHGYFEAGAGEVIVPPGTNISFYVPHGDRIPGLNGVAVEGGSYPGGAVETFGPGDRIPNYTLAPPEPKGPGGFTVYENSTTVAQRKTLIDLLKEDMGNIHWAACREFK, encoded by the coding sequence ATGGCGGATTTCGGAGTCATCGGCGACCTCGCTGGTAAGGCCACCGACAAGGTCGTCGACGGGATCGACAAAGGAATCGACCAGGGCAAGGAGCTCGTCGGCGAGGGCGTCGACTGGGCGACCGACAAGGCCGGCGACGGCCTGCGGCACTACGGCCACGACGGCGTCGCGGAGGCCGTCGAGGACTGGGGCGACGAGACCGCGTCCTCGCTCGGTGCGGAGGTGGGTGAGCAGCAGCTGGGCCAGACCGAGGAGGCCAACGAGCTGATCCACGGCAAGCCGGACAAGATCGCCTCCACTGTGAAGAATCTGCGGGACTTCCAGAAGGCGTTCGACCTCGTCGGCGGCGGTATGAAGAAGCTCGACTCCAGCAATTGGAAGGGTGAGGCCGCGAACGCCTTCCGGGAGAAGTTCGAGACGCTGCCCACGGACTGGCTGCGCGCTGCCGACGCGTTCGAGGAGGCGGCCAAGGCGCTGGAGACGTACTCCAAGGCGATCACCAGCGCGCAGGGAAAGGCGCGTGAGGCCATCGCGCTCTACAAGGAGGGCGACAAGGACACCGAGACGGCCAAGGCCGAGTACAAGAAGAAGGCCGACGCCTACGACGCCGCCCGCAACAGCGACACCCCGCTGCCGCACCCCGGCAACCCCTCCGATCCGGGCAAGTCCAAGCGAGCCCGCGCGCAGGAGATCCTGGCCGACGCCCGGCGCGCCCGCAACGAGGCCGCGGAGACCGCGAAGGGCGCGGTCACGGCGGCGATGGCGCACGCGCCGAAGGAACCCACCGGCCGCGATAAGGCCAGGCTCGAGATCATGGACTGGGGGTTGGGCCAGAGCATCGAGCTCGCCCACTTCGGCGGCGGCGTCATCAAGGGCACTGCCGGCTTGGTCAACTTCGTCCGCTCGGTCAACCCGATCGACGCGTACAACCTGACCCACCCGGCCGAGTACTACAAGGGCGTCAACATGACGCTCGCCGGCCTCGCCTCCACCGCGGCGAATCCGGACCGGGCGCTGAAGAACGCCTGGGAAGCCCTCAAAAGCGACCCGGGGGAGTTCTGGGGGCGCGTCGTGCCGGAGATCCTGGGCACGAAGGGTGCGGGCGTCATACGAGGCGGCCTGCGCGCCGGCATGCGGCCTGGCATCGGAGGAAAACTCGACCATCGAGCACTTGACAATCTCACGAGCCGAGGGTCAGGCGGCGAACTTCCCTCGTTCGAGGACGTAAAGAGAGCTGTCGTCGAGAGTAATCCGGAGATCGTGTCACGCAAATGGCCCGACGACGACGGGCGCTACTACGCGAGCCGGGTCTTGAAGGGAGGCCGCCCGGACGGTGAGACGGTGCTGGCAGGGCACGGCTATTTCGAGGCCGGCGCCGGAGAGGTGATCGTTCCTCCAGGCACTAACATATCCTTCTATGTTCCACATGGCGACCGAATCCCTGGCCTCAACGGTGTTGCAGTGGAAGGAGGATCCTACCCCGGAGGAGCCGTTGAGACTTTTGGCCCCGGAGATCGAATACCCAATTACACCCTTGCACCTCCCGAACCAAAGGGACCTGGAGGCTTCACTGTATACGAGAATTCAACAACGGTAGCGCAGCGGAAAACGCTCATCGACCTCCTGAAAGAGGACATGGGAAACATTCACTGGGCCGCCTGCCGAGAATTCAAGTGA
- a CDS encoding cation-translocating P-type ATPase produces the protein METSQIELTIGGMTCASCAARVEKKLNRMDGVSATVNYATEKAKVSYPHRLEIADLIATVVKTGYTAEQPPPPEPEPDPAPGATSDATSDAAPTAPVAHVDPESAALRQRLTVSALLAIPVVLMAMIPALQFDNWQWLSLTLAAPVVVWGALPFHRAAWTNLRHGAATMDTLISVGTLAAFGWSLWALFLGHAGMPGMRHGFDLTVSRTDASSTIYLEVAAGVTTFLLLGRHLEARSKRKAGAALRALMELGAKDVAVLRDGTEVRIPVGRLAVGDRFVVRPGEKIATDGTVIEGASAVDASMLTGESVPLDVAADDPVTGGCVNTAGRLVVEATRVGADTQLARIARLVEDAQNGKADVQRLADRISAVFVPVVLVIALGTLAGWLLTTSDATAAFTAAVAVLIIACPCALGLATPTALMVGTGRGAQLGILIKGPEVLESTRRVDTVVLDKTGTVTTGRMSLQGVFVSETADEEELLRFAGAMEHASEHPIARAVAAGAEERVGALPVPTAFENVPGLGVRGVVDGHQVVVGRAQLLENVGVELPPALKAAAADGRTAVFAARDGKALGVLTVADAVKDTSAEAVKLLRGLGLTPVLLTGDSKAVADAVAAEVGIDEVYAEVMPEEKVDVVRRLQAQGRSVAMVGDGVNDAAALATADLGLAMGTGTDAAIEAGDLTLVRGDLRAAADAIRLARRTLTSIKGNIFWAFGYNVAALPLAASGLLNPMIAGFAMAFSSVFVVANSLRLRSFR, from the coding sequence GTGGAAACCTCCCAGATCGAGCTCACCATCGGCGGGATGACCTGCGCGTCCTGCGCCGCCCGCGTCGAGAAGAAGCTCAACCGCATGGACGGCGTCAGCGCCACGGTCAACTACGCGACCGAGAAGGCGAAGGTCTCCTACCCGCACCGGCTTGAGATCGCCGACCTCATCGCCACCGTCGTCAAGACCGGCTACACGGCCGAGCAGCCCCCGCCGCCCGAGCCCGAGCCGGACCCCGCTCCCGGCGCGACCTCCGACGCGACCTCCGACGCCGCTCCCACGGCCCCCGTGGCACACGTCGACCCGGAGTCCGCCGCCCTCCGCCAGCGCCTCACCGTCTCAGCCCTGCTCGCGATACCCGTCGTCCTCATGGCGATGATCCCCGCCCTCCAGTTCGACAACTGGCAGTGGCTCTCCCTCACCCTCGCCGCCCCCGTCGTCGTCTGGGGCGCGCTCCCCTTCCACCGGGCCGCCTGGACCAATCTCCGGCACGGCGCGGCCACCATGGACACCCTCATCTCCGTCGGCACGCTCGCCGCCTTCGGCTGGTCGCTCTGGGCCCTGTTCCTGGGCCACGCGGGCATGCCCGGCATGCGGCACGGCTTCGACCTCACCGTCTCGCGCACCGACGCCTCCTCGACGATCTATCTCGAAGTCGCCGCGGGCGTCACCACCTTCCTTCTCCTCGGCCGCCATCTGGAGGCCCGCTCCAAGCGGAAGGCGGGGGCGGCCCTGCGCGCCCTGATGGAGCTGGGCGCCAAGGACGTCGCCGTGCTGCGCGACGGTACGGAGGTACGAATTCCGGTCGGCCGGCTCGCGGTCGGTGACCGGTTCGTCGTACGCCCTGGAGAGAAGATCGCCACCGACGGCACGGTCATCGAGGGCGCCTCCGCCGTCGACGCCTCGATGCTGACCGGCGAGTCGGTGCCGCTGGATGTGGCCGCGGACGACCCGGTCACCGGCGGCTGCGTCAACACCGCCGGCCGTCTCGTCGTCGAGGCCACCCGGGTCGGCGCGGACACCCAACTCGCCCGGATCGCCCGGCTGGTCGAGGACGCCCAGAACGGCAAGGCCGATGTGCAGCGCCTCGCCGACCGGATCTCGGCCGTCTTCGTACCCGTCGTCCTGGTGATCGCCCTCGGCACCCTGGCCGGCTGGCTGCTGACCACCTCGGACGCGACCGCGGCCTTCACCGCCGCCGTCGCCGTACTGATCATCGCCTGCCCCTGCGCGCTCGGCCTGGCGACGCCGACCGCCCTCATGGTCGGCACCGGCCGCGGCGCCCAGCTCGGCATCCTCATCAAGGGCCCCGAGGTCCTCGAGTCGACCCGCCGGGTCGACACCGTCGTCCTGGACAAGACGGGGACGGTCACCACGGGCCGGATGAGCCTTCAGGGTGTGTTCGTCTCCGAAACCGCCGATGAGGAGGAACTGCTGCGCTTCGCAGGCGCAATGGAGCACGCGTCGGAGCATCCCATCGCCCGCGCTGTCGCAGCGGGAGCCGAGGAGCGCGTCGGCGCCCTGCCCGTGCCGACGGCTTTCGAGAACGTCCCGGGCCTCGGTGTACGAGGCGTCGTCGACGGACACCAGGTGGTGGTCGGGCGCGCGCAGCTGCTCGAGAACGTCGGGGTGGAGCTGCCCCCCGCGCTGAAGGCCGCTGCGGCGGACGGACGTACCGCCGTCTTCGCCGCCCGGGACGGCAAGGCGCTCGGCGTGCTCACCGTCGCCGACGCGGTCAAGGACACCAGCGCCGAGGCGGTGAAGCTGCTGCGCGGCCTCGGTCTCACCCCGGTGCTGCTGACCGGCGACAGCAAGGCGGTCGCCGATGCGGTCGCTGCCGAGGTCGGCATCGACGAGGTGTACGCCGAGGTCATGCCCGAGGAGAAGGTGGATGTGGTCAGGCGCCTCCAGGCGCAGGGCCGCAGCGTCGCCATGGTGGGTGACGGGGTCAATGACGCGGCCGCCCTGGCCACCGCCGACCTGGGTCTGGCGATGGGCACAGGCACGGACGCGGCCATAGAGGCCGGTGACCTGACGCTCGTACGGGGGGACCTGAGGGCTGCGGCCGACGCGATCCGTCTCGCCCGTCGGACACTGACGTCAATCAAGGGCAATATTTTCTGGGCTTTCGGCTACAACGTCGCCGCACTGCCTCTCGCGGCATCAGGCCTGCTCAACCCCATGATCGCCGGTTTTGCCATGGCCTTTTCGTCCGTATTTGTGGTAGCCAACAGCCTGCGTCTGCGCTCCTTCAGGTGA
- a CDS encoding DUF4279 domain-containing protein: MSKESENPCVSAEWKSLNTSLAITRDKLDASAIDQALGLSRLPGVQSGATVHSGPGWWAFTFDARCSPDLDDQVSALVSQITPHLDQLKDLIDAGHFIQVAIAGTVEVGDQLVLSPQSAGRLATLGLPVSFTTLTQENRPADDPLSWLD; this comes from the coding sequence ATGTCAAAAGAATCAGAGAACCCCTGCGTCTCGGCTGAGTGGAAATCCCTCAACACTTCTTTGGCCATCACAAGGGACAAGTTGGATGCATCCGCTATCGACCAAGCATTGGGGCTCAGTCGGCTTCCGGGAGTCCAGAGCGGGGCAACCGTCCACTCGGGCCCAGGATGGTGGGCGTTTACATTCGATGCACGCTGTTCTCCCGACCTGGACGATCAGGTCTCGGCCCTAGTCTCACAAATCACCCCCCACCTGGACCAGTTGAAGGATTTGATCGACGCCGGACACTTTATCCAAGTGGCCATTGCAGGAACCGTTGAAGTAGGTGACCAATTGGTTCTTTCGCCACAATCTGCCGGTCGTCTGGCAACACTCGGCCTCCCGGTTTCATTCACGACGCTCACGCAGGAAAACAGACCAGCGGATGACCCCCTGAGCTGGCTCGACTGA
- a CDS encoding DUF4279 domain-containing protein, with amino-acid sequence MNNDHQQGGAWVLTDVTLIIKGSELDPDEVTKELDIQPTAVRPPGPDRWGPPGEVDGQWRLQCNEHSTRILSQQLDTILTAAESRSNTLKAFLLEDFKVTLTIGGYADSDSQIILSPAELSRVARLGIPLILTPSLSER; translated from the coding sequence GTGAACAATGATCACCAGCAAGGTGGGGCTTGGGTCCTGACCGATGTGACTCTCATCATCAAGGGGTCCGAGCTTGACCCGGATGAAGTAACCAAGGAACTGGATATCCAGCCGACAGCAGTTCGCCCCCCGGGGCCGGATCGCTGGGGCCCTCCGGGTGAAGTCGATGGGCAATGGAGACTCCAGTGCAACGAGCACTCCACGAGAATCCTCTCACAACAGCTCGACACAATTCTGACAGCAGCAGAATCTCGATCCAATACTTTGAAGGCATTCCTTTTGGAAGACTTCAAGGTGACGCTAACTATCGGGGGATACGCGGATAGCGATTCGCAGATTATCCTCTCCCCAGCAGAGCTGAGCCGCGTGGCCCGCCTCGGCATCCCTCTCATCCTCACCCCCAGCCTCAGCGAACGGTGA